A single region of the Streptomyces sp. NBC_00236 genome encodes:
- a CDS encoding DUF2797 domain-containing protein, which yields MGWQCTGLRWPDAQGGPVLGWCRGRQTRGSVLAYGTELGFRAAGVRTCVGARGNACPTAAPVPERSTGARCAECGRLDRAHSVAADTIPDDPRTYRVYLAWFGAGMVKVGITAEERGAARLREQGAVVFSWLGRGPLMAARRAEEVLRAALGVPDRIPYARKRAVRADLPDPAARAAEVAELYGRAAALDGRGWPEALERLPFEAVDHAGIFALDEGQGGVVRSVTGLVDGGVVAGRLIAAAGPDLRLDAGGDGVVVVDTRLMTGWALAAAGEGAGVSVPTVVVGGGALQTGLF from the coding sequence ATGGGATGGCAGTGCACCGGCCTCCGCTGGCCCGACGCGCAGGGCGGGCCCGTCCTCGGGTGGTGCAGGGGCCGGCAGACGCGGGGCAGCGTGCTGGCGTACGGGACGGAGCTGGGGTTCCGGGCCGCGGGGGTGCGGACCTGTGTCGGTGCGCGGGGCAACGCCTGCCCGACGGCGGCCCCGGTTCCGGAACGCAGTACCGGCGCGCGGTGCGCGGAGTGCGGGCGGCTGGACCGGGCGCATTCGGTGGCGGCCGACACGATCCCCGATGATCCGCGGACGTACCGCGTGTACCTGGCCTGGTTCGGGGCCGGGATGGTCAAGGTCGGGATCACCGCCGAGGAGCGGGGCGCGGCCCGGCTGCGGGAGCAGGGGGCGGTGGTCTTCAGCTGGCTGGGACGGGGTCCGCTGATGGCGGCTCGGCGGGCCGAGGAAGTGCTGCGGGCCGCGCTCGGGGTGCCGGACCGGATCCCGTACGCGCGCAAGCGGGCGGTGCGGGCGGACCTTCCGGACCCTGCCGCACGGGCCGCCGAGGTGGCGGAGCTGTACGGGCGGGCGGCGGCGCTCGACGGGCGCGGCTGGCCCGAGGCGCTGGAGCGGCTGCCGTTCGAGGCGGTCGATCACGCGGGGATCTTCGCGCTCGACGAGGGGCAGGGCGGGGTGGTGCGGTCGGTGACCGGACTGGTGGACGGGGGCGTGGTCGCCGGGCGGCTGATCGCGGCGGCCGGGCCGGATCTGCGGCTGGACGCGGGAGGGGACGGGGTCGTCGTCGTGGACACCCGGCTGATGACCGGCTGGGCGCTGGCGGCGGCCGGTGAAGGGGCCGGGGTTAGTGTGCCGACCGTGGTGGTCGGGGGCGGCGCGTTGCAGACCGGGCTGTTCTGA
- a CDS encoding RNA polymerase sigma-70 factor, with amino-acid sequence MPLTVQDVERFEASRPRLEAIAYRLLGSASEAEDAVQDTFLRWQATDVDRIEVPEAWLTKVLTNLCLNQLTSARARREMYVGQWLPEPLLAGDPMLGPADTVEQRDSVSYAVLTLMERLSPNERAVYVLREAFGYAHREIAEILDLTEAAAQQIFHRAKKHVADGRTRTEIDEATARRIVEEFLAAATSGRTEPLVRLLTEDAVAIGDGGGKVPARAKAFEGALAVAKFMRGLFKPGKAQRALAGGRVDVYATHANGSSALLAVVDGRIIGVICPEITTEGIAAFRSQVNPDKLERATRRWAASDHGEPLFSAF; translated from the coding sequence ATGCCACTGACCGTGCAGGACGTGGAGCGGTTCGAGGCCTCCCGGCCGCGCCTGGAGGCCATCGCCTACCGCCTTCTCGGCTCCGCGAGCGAGGCCGAGGACGCCGTGCAGGACACGTTCCTGCGCTGGCAGGCCACGGACGTGGACCGGATCGAGGTCCCCGAGGCCTGGCTGACGAAGGTCCTCACCAACCTGTGCCTCAACCAGCTCACCTCGGCCCGTGCCCGGCGCGAGATGTACGTGGGCCAGTGGCTCCCCGAACCGCTGCTCGCCGGAGACCCGATGCTCGGGCCCGCCGACACCGTGGAACAGCGCGACTCCGTCTCGTACGCGGTCCTCACCCTCATGGAACGGCTGTCCCCCAACGAGCGGGCGGTGTACGTGCTGCGGGAGGCCTTCGGCTACGCGCACCGTGAGATCGCGGAGATCCTCGACCTCACCGAGGCCGCCGCCCAGCAGATCTTCCACCGCGCCAAGAAGCACGTCGCGGACGGCAGGACCCGCACCGAGATCGACGAGGCGACCGCCCGGCGGATTGTCGAGGAGTTCCTCGCGGCCGCCACCAGCGGCCGCACCGAGCCACTCGTGCGACTGCTCACCGAGGACGCCGTCGCAATCGGCGACGGCGGCGGCAAGGTCCCGGCCCGCGCCAAGGCGTTCGAGGGCGCCCTCGCGGTCGCGAAGTTCATGCGCGGGCTGTTCAAGCCCGGCAAGGCCCAGCGCGCCCTCGCAGGCGGCCGGGTCGACGTGTACGCCACGCACGCCAACGGCTCCTCCGCGCTCCTGGCGGTCGTCGACGGCCGGATCATCGGCGTCATCTGCCCGGAGATCACCACGGAGGGCATCGCTGCGTTCCGCAGCCAGGTCAACCCCGACAAGCTCGAACGCGCGACCAGGCGTTGGGCGGCCTCCGACCACGGAGAACCCCTGTTCAGCGCCTTCTGA
- a CDS encoding VOC family protein, producing the protein MAIQRMDNVGIVVEDLDAAVAYFVELGMELEGKATVEGLVADQCTGLDGVSCDIAMVRTPDGHSRLELAKYRTPKATSEGPRNRPHNILGTHRVMFAVDDLEDTVARLRPHGAELLGEIARFEDSYLLCYVRGPEGIIVGLAEQLG; encoded by the coding sequence ATGGCGATTCAGCGGATGGACAACGTCGGCATCGTCGTCGAGGACCTGGACGCCGCCGTCGCGTACTTCGTGGAGCTCGGTATGGAACTGGAGGGCAAGGCGACGGTCGAGGGCCTCGTCGCCGACCAGTGCACCGGACTCGACGGCGTCAGCTGCGACATCGCGATGGTCCGGACCCCGGACGGTCACAGCCGGCTCGAGCTGGCGAAGTACCGGACCCCCAAGGCGACCAGCGAAGGGCCACGCAACCGGCCGCACAACATCCTCGGTACGCACCGCGTCATGTTCGCCGTCGACGACCTCGAAGACACGGTCGCCCGCCTGCGTCCTCACGGCGCCGAACTCCTCGGCGAGATCGCCCGGTTCGAGGACAGCTATCTGCTCTGCTACGTCCGCGGGCCGGAGGGCATCATCGTCGGGCTGGCCGAGCAACTGGGCTGA
- a CDS encoding GNAT family N-acetyltransferase, with amino-acid sequence MKISNACPDDVTKLLAFREEAAAWLTRLGTDQWQRPYPADRLLATIQAGSVFMVMDGDVTAATVTLSADVEDGLWTEEELSEPSIFVTKLTVARTHAAQNLGGRLLDWAGDRAYRDGAQWLRLDAWTTNAALQQYYLRRGFEHVRTVRVGGAVNGGPRVSGWLAQRRAVPMEHGFEDLTT; translated from the coding sequence GTGAAGATCAGCAACGCGTGCCCGGACGACGTGACCAAGTTGTTGGCCTTCCGCGAGGAGGCGGCGGCTTGGCTCACGCGTCTCGGTACTGACCAGTGGCAGCGCCCCTATCCGGCTGACCGACTGCTGGCCACGATCCAGGCGGGTTCCGTCTTCATGGTCATGGATGGCGATGTGACGGCAGCAACCGTCACACTCTCGGCGGACGTCGAAGATGGTTTGTGGACCGAAGAGGAATTGAGCGAGCCATCGATTTTCGTCACCAAGCTGACCGTGGCCCGGACTCATGCCGCGCAGAATCTCGGTGGTCGGCTTCTCGACTGGGCGGGCGACCGCGCGTATCGCGACGGTGCGCAGTGGCTGCGTTTGGATGCGTGGACGACGAATGCGGCCCTACAGCAGTACTACCTCAGGCGGGGGTTCGAGCACGTGCGCACAGTCCGCGTCGGCGGCGCGGTTAATGGGGGGCCGCGCGTCTCGGGTTGGCTCGCGCAGCGGCGAGCCGTGCCGATGGAACATGGCTTCGAGGATCTCACCACCTGA
- a CDS encoding DUF6069 family protein: MSPGRRRLGVTALTVLAPVLVWLVTDPLLGHRLRMADGDQTLDIGAAPVAVVALFASLAGWGLLAALERFTAGRARTIWIWVAGAVLVVSFLPFIGDTMNGGTRASLALMHLAVAAVLIPGLVGGPPGRTPVPPGTGRPPTPSGPTPDVTR, encoded by the coding sequence GTGAGCCCGGGGCGGAGGCGCCTGGGAGTCACGGCTCTGACCGTCCTGGCCCCCGTTCTGGTGTGGCTGGTCACGGACCCACTGCTGGGACACCGGCTGCGGATGGCCGACGGCGACCAGACGCTCGACATCGGCGCCGCGCCCGTGGCGGTCGTCGCACTGTTCGCGTCGCTCGCCGGCTGGGGACTGCTGGCCGCCCTGGAGCGGTTCACGGCCGGGCGCGCCCGGACCATCTGGATCTGGGTGGCCGGAGCCGTACTGGTCGTCTCCTTCCTGCCGTTCATCGGCGACACCATGAACGGCGGCACCAGGGCCTCCCTCGCCCTCATGCACCTGGCGGTGGCGGCGGTGCTGATCCCCGGCCTGGTCGGCGGGCCCCCGGGGCGGACACCGGTGCCGCCGGGGACCGGCCGGCCTCCGACACCGAGCGGACCGACGCCCGACGTCACCCGCTGA
- a CDS encoding GntR family transcriptional regulator, whose protein sequence is MSKQPKYRQVADALRREIDNGTYPPGSRLPSESELSARFDASRNTVRSGLGLLVTQGLVTSSQGLGYEVAKHEVFELNASRFENLSFPQNGDAYSTDVTAAGRRPHQTFRVEILPAPADVADRLKVGPESRTVLRFCHRYVDDVPWSTQATYYPAWLVDEAPRLAEPGDIEEGTTRYLAAHGTEQIGYFDEISTRMPTPDEARLLEIGAGVPVLLWMRTGYSAERPIRCTVTTFRGDLNRMNYEIGDQAARNENEPQ, encoded by the coding sequence ATGAGCAAGCAGCCGAAGTACCGGCAAGTCGCGGATGCTCTGCGCCGCGAAATCGACAACGGGACGTATCCACCCGGGTCGCGGCTCCCCTCGGAGAGTGAGTTGTCCGCGCGCTTCGACGCGTCTCGGAACACCGTGCGGTCAGGGCTTGGCCTGCTGGTTACGCAGGGGCTTGTCACGTCCAGCCAGGGCCTCGGATACGAGGTGGCAAAGCATGAGGTGTTCGAGCTGAACGCCTCCCGGTTCGAGAACCTGAGCTTTCCGCAGAACGGCGACGCTTACAGCACGGACGTCACGGCCGCAGGGCGCCGTCCGCATCAGACGTTCAGGGTCGAGATCCTGCCCGCGCCGGCCGATGTGGCGGACCGGCTCAAGGTCGGCCCTGAATCCCGTACGGTCCTGCGGTTCTGCCATCGGTACGTCGATGACGTGCCGTGGTCGACTCAGGCCACCTACTACCCGGCGTGGCTAGTCGATGAGGCTCCCCGCCTTGCTGAGCCCGGCGACATCGAAGAGGGCACCACCCGATACCTGGCCGCTCATGGCACCGAGCAGATCGGATACTTCGACGAGATCTCGACCCGCATGCCGACCCCGGATGAGGCGCGGTTGCTGGAGATCGGGGCAGGGGTGCCTGTTCTGTTGTGGATGCGTACGGGGTACTCGGCGGAGCGGCCCATTCGCTGCACCGTCACGACGTTCCGGGGTGACCTGAACCGGATGAACTACGAGATCGGCGACCAGGCCGCGCGAAACGAGAACGAGCCCCAGTGA
- a CDS encoding amidohydrolase family protein produces the protein MCVEREEHVGRDERDGREDVVRFRERLGLPGLMDVHTHFMPERVLRKVWAYFDAVGPLTGMDWPIAYRHDEDERLALLRSFGVLRFTSMIYPHKAGMAAWLNGWAADFAARVPDCLHTATFFPEEGVEKYVAEAVEARARVFKSHIQVGSYDPNDPLLEPVWGLLAEAGIPVVMHCGSGPAPGTHTGPEPIGRLLARHPRLPLVVAHMGMPEYTEFLTLAETYPEVRLDTTMAFTDFVEDFTPFPVAERGRLAALGDRILLGTDFPNIPYPYAHQLHALERLGLGDDWLRAVCHDNAKVLFDC, from the coding sequence ATGTGTGTCGAGCGCGAGGAACACGTCGGGCGCGATGAACGTGACGGGCGCGAGGACGTGGTGCGGTTCCGGGAGCGGCTCGGGCTGCCCGGTCTCATGGACGTCCATACGCACTTCATGCCGGAACGGGTGCTGCGCAAGGTCTGGGCGTACTTCGACGCGGTCGGGCCGCTGACCGGGATGGACTGGCCGATCGCCTATCGCCACGACGAGGACGAGCGGCTCGCGCTGCTGCGTTCGTTCGGCGTGCTCCGGTTCACCTCGATGATCTACCCGCACAAGGCGGGCATGGCAGCCTGGCTGAACGGCTGGGCGGCCGACTTCGCCGCCCGGGTGCCCGACTGTCTGCACACCGCGACCTTCTTCCCCGAGGAGGGCGTCGAGAAGTACGTGGCGGAGGCCGTCGAGGCGAGGGCGCGGGTCTTCAAGTCGCACATCCAGGTCGGCTCGTACGACCCGAACGATCCGCTGCTGGAGCCGGTCTGGGGGCTGCTCGCCGAGGCCGGGATCCCCGTCGTCATGCACTGCGGGTCCGGGCCGGCGCCCGGCACGCACACCGGGCCGGAACCGATCGGTCGGCTGCTCGCCCGGCACCCCCGGCTGCCGCTGGTCGTGGCGCACATGGGCATGCCGGAGTACACGGAGTTCCTGACGCTCGCGGAGACGTACCCGGAGGTGCGGCTCGACACGACGATGGCGTTCACCGACTTCGTGGAGGACTTCACCCCGTTCCCGGTGGCGGAGCGCGGGCGCCTCGCGGCGCTCGGGGACCGGATCCTGCTGGGGACGGACTTCCCGAACATTCCGTACCCGTACGCCCACCAGCTGCACGCCCTGGAGCGGCTCGGGCTCGGGGACGACTGGCTGCGTGCGGTCTGTCACGACAACGCGAAGGTGCTGTTCGACTGCTGA
- a CDS encoding helix-turn-helix domain-containing protein — protein sequence MAETESEGPVEREEVQRVFDGLDAVEAMEDSLEKAQIISRLLRDQTERTKRLKEHRRRIVLHLRSQKVTYREIAENLGVSIGTVQDIERGYSGSGKNRPKKNTETSAE from the coding sequence ATGGCCGAGACAGAAAGTGAAGGGCCGGTCGAGAGGGAGGAGGTGCAGCGTGTTTTCGATGGCCTGGACGCCGTCGAGGCGATGGAGGACTCGCTAGAGAAGGCGCAGATCATCAGCCGCCTGCTCAGAGATCAGACCGAGCGCACCAAGCGGCTGAAGGAGCACCGCCGGAGGATCGTGCTGCACCTGCGGTCGCAGAAGGTGACGTACCGCGAGATCGCCGAAAACCTGGGGGTCTCGATCGGAACCGTGCAGGACATCGAGCGGGGCTACTCCGGGTCCGGGAAGAACCGCCCCAAGAAGAACACCGAGACCTCGGCCGAATAG
- a CDS encoding NAD(P)/FAD-dependent oxidoreductase, translating into MQQQHRIIVLGAGYSGAIAAGRLAKRLRSEDVAITLVNAEPDFVERVRMHQLAVGQELAPRPFSEMFAGTGVALKYAKVTAVDADRKRVTVVDVKTDADADGAEELPYDTLVYALGSGWNSQGVPGTAEHAHEIAGRPGALRLRERLAGLDAGQQVVVIGGGLTGVEAATEFAEARPDLDIALAVRGGLGDNLSAKGRGHLRKVFGKLGITVHEHTAVTEVAAGYVTTADGTSIPAAVTVWTAGFAVHPIAEATTLDISDTGQIVVDATMRSLSHPDVYAIGDAALVAGPGDKPLRMSCASGVPTAWQAADAIAARLTGTKLPKTPLRYFNQCISLGRKEGLIQYVTADDRAVSAALTGRFAAVYKELVCKGAAWGVAHPTLGVPARRRPVVRAERQPQVAAANAEA; encoded by the coding sequence ATGCAGCAGCAGCACCGCATCATCGTCCTCGGCGCCGGATACTCGGGAGCCATCGCCGCCGGCCGCCTCGCCAAGCGGCTGCGCAGCGAAGACGTCGCCATCACCCTCGTCAACGCCGAGCCCGACTTCGTCGAGCGCGTCCGGATGCACCAGCTGGCGGTCGGCCAGGAACTGGCGCCGAGGCCGTTCAGCGAAATGTTCGCGGGCACCGGCGTCGCACTGAAGTACGCGAAGGTGACCGCGGTCGACGCCGACCGCAAGCGCGTCACGGTCGTGGACGTGAAGACGGACGCGGACGCGGACGGCGCCGAGGAACTGCCGTACGACACCCTCGTGTACGCCCTCGGCAGCGGCTGGAACAGCCAGGGCGTCCCCGGCACCGCCGAGCACGCCCATGAGATCGCTGGCCGCCCCGGCGCACTCCGGCTGCGCGAACGCCTCGCCGGCCTGGACGCCGGACAGCAGGTCGTCGTCATCGGCGGTGGACTGACCGGCGTGGAGGCCGCGACCGAGTTCGCCGAGGCCCGCCCGGACCTGGACATCGCCCTCGCCGTCCGCGGCGGCCTCGGCGACAACCTCTCCGCCAAGGGCCGTGGGCACCTGCGGAAGGTCTTCGGCAAGCTCGGCATCACGGTGCACGAGCACACAGCCGTGACCGAAGTGGCGGCCGGGTACGTGACAACGGCGGACGGCACCTCCATCCCCGCCGCCGTCACCGTCTGGACCGCCGGCTTCGCCGTCCACCCGATCGCGGAGGCCACCACCCTGGACATCTCCGACACCGGCCAGATCGTGGTCGACGCCACCATGCGCTCGCTCTCGCACCCGGACGTGTACGCCATCGGCGACGCGGCGCTGGTGGCCGGCCCCGGCGACAAGCCCCTGCGGATGTCGTGCGCCTCGGGCGTCCCCACCGCATGGCAGGCCGCCGACGCCATCGCGGCCCGCCTGACGGGCACGAAGCTGCCGAAGACCCCGCTCCGCTACTTCAACCAGTGCATCTCGCTGGGCCGCAAGGAAGGCCTCATCCAGTACGTCACCGCCGACGACCGCGCTGTGAGTGCGGCCCTGACCGGCCGCTTCGCCGCCGTCTACAAGGAACTGGTCTGCAAGGGCGCGGCCTGGGGCGTCGCCCACCCGACCCTCGGCGTTCCGGCCCGCCGCCGGCCGGTGGTCCGGGCCGAGCGGCAGCCCCAGGTCGCCGCCGCGAACGCCGAGGCCTGA
- a CDS encoding cell wall protein, whose amino-acid sequence MDYRLGFVLYDLEGTAARCGVSVATVKRHVRVLRELGALVWRRHGTKRNLRLPGRRYAGTATVYAATIPAVYDAAMGHRLEGSGYGARVCGVTGKGRERAVEAAQSRSRPVDNPPADHRSSAGRAPHSSGRHHDVRQVQVEGKRNYTSRRSPLQVARDIAVARQVRPLVGWTQREGLRRLAYALRPLIDRGLDALAIAAELCGLAAGWRPVRPAAWITAVLSREGEPRGHGRTDPSEAFRRSVTDAREAWSVVGADSPAYGVGGLTRGEVVQLRSAAANDPGLVIAALENLGERDTRRLYTNRLVDEVLLYEFTGVRRGRTGIGRHPTLM is encoded by the coding sequence ATGGACTACCGGCTCGGCTTCGTCCTGTACGACCTGGAGGGCACGGCTGCCCGGTGCGGGGTCTCCGTGGCGACGGTGAAACGGCACGTCCGGGTGTTACGGGAGTTGGGCGCGCTGGTGTGGCGGCGGCACGGGACGAAGCGCAACCTGCGCCTGCCCGGCCGCCGTTACGCAGGTACGGCGACGGTCTACGCCGCGACGATTCCGGCCGTGTACGACGCGGCGATGGGCCACCGCCTGGAGGGCTCCGGCTACGGGGCGCGGGTGTGCGGGGTGACGGGCAAGGGCCGGGAGCGTGCGGTCGAGGCTGCGCAGTCGAGGTCCCGGCCTGTGGATAACCCGCCTGCGGATCACCGCAGTTCAGCCGGGCGTGCGCCCCATTCTTCCGGGCGCCACCACGACGTACGCCAAGTTCAAGTGGAGGGGAAGAGGAACTACACCTCGCGCAGGTCCCCGCTCCAGGTCGCCCGGGACATCGCCGTCGCCCGGCAGGTGCGCCCGCTCGTCGGCTGGACCCAGCGTGAAGGGCTGCGCCGTCTCGCGTACGCGCTGCGTCCGCTCATCGACCGGGGCCTCGACGCCCTCGCCATCGCGGCCGAGCTCTGCGGCCTGGCTGCGGGATGGCGGCCGGTCCGACCGGCCGCCTGGATCACCGCCGTTCTGTCGCGCGAGGGGGAGCCCAGGGGGCATGGGCGTACGGACCCGTCCGAGGCGTTCCGTCGCTCCGTGACCGATGCGCGGGAGGCGTGGTCCGTGGTGGGTGCCGACAGCCCGGCGTACGGCGTCGGAGGGCTGACCCGTGGGGAGGTCGTCCAGTTGCGCTCGGCCGCCGCGAACGACCCGGGCCTGGTGATCGCCGCCCTGGAGAACCTCGGCGAGCGGGACACCCGTCGGCTGTACACCAACCGGCTCGTGGACGAGGTGCTGCTGTACGAGTTCACCGGAGTGCGCCGTGGGCGTACCGGAATTGGGCGCCACCCCACCCTCATGTGA
- a CDS encoding glutaredoxin domain-containing protein, which yields MKRTWILPTLFALCGSLVATGMVLSGSPGEAAALLLMFLLLAGMHSSLVFPRSVGAREARRRSAVDGRPIVYWRPGCKYCLRLRIRLGRRARQLHWVNIWQDPDGAAAVRAANDGNETVPTVVVAGRPHTNPGPSWVREQLSSAT from the coding sequence ATGAAGCGCACCTGGATCCTGCCGACGCTGTTCGCACTCTGCGGCTCACTCGTCGCGACCGGGATGGTCCTCAGCGGGAGCCCCGGCGAAGCCGCAGCACTCCTGCTGATGTTCCTGCTGCTCGCGGGCATGCACTCGTCCCTGGTCTTCCCGAGATCGGTCGGCGCGCGGGAGGCACGACGCCGTAGCGCGGTCGACGGCCGGCCGATCGTCTACTGGCGTCCGGGCTGCAAGTACTGCCTTCGGCTGCGCATCCGGCTCGGCCGTCGCGCCCGCCAGTTGCACTGGGTCAACATCTGGCAGGACCCGGATGGAGCGGCAGCGGTGCGGGCGGCGAATGACGGCAACGAGACCGTGCCGACCGTCGTCGTGGCTGGTCGGCCGCACACCAACCCCGGTCCTTCGTGGGTGCGCGAGCAACTCTCCTCCGCCACGTGA
- a CDS encoding FAD-binding oxidoreductase: protein MTSIDGTALDSLRTSLRGTVLAPGDKDYDESRSLYNAMIDRRPAALARCVDVADVRATLAFAQDQGLDLAVRGGGHSGPGLCLVEDGLTLDLSPMRGVRVDPEARTAQVGGGGQLGDLDHATHTFGLGVPAGIMSTTGVGGLTLGGGHGYLTRAYGLTIDSLTAADVVLADGTFVTATETEHPDLFWALRGGGGNFGVVTSFTYRLHPVDTVGVGVTVWPVDRTAEVLRWYRDFLPAAPDDLYGFFALLAVPPAPPFPEEIHGQKMCGVVWCHTGDPASGRMDETLSAVNDPAPPAFHFTSPMPYPALQTMFDGLIPKGLQWYWRGDFFDAISDAAIEVHAKYGRNLPTGLSTMHLYPVDGAAHRVAPDATPWAYRDATWSGVIAGIDPDPANAGLIRQWCVDYWTELHPHSMGGAYVNFLGESEEPDRVRSTYRGTYDRLAAAKHTYDPDNFFRANQNIAPAAAA, encoded by the coding sequence ATGACCAGCATCGACGGCACTGCACTCGACAGCCTGCGCACGAGCTTGCGGGGGACGGTCCTCGCGCCCGGGGACAAGGACTACGACGAGAGCCGCAGCCTCTACAACGCCATGATCGACCGCCGCCCCGCGGCCCTCGCCCGGTGCGTGGACGTCGCGGACGTACGGGCCACCCTCGCCTTCGCCCAGGACCAGGGCCTCGACCTGGCCGTACGCGGCGGCGGCCACAGCGGGCCGGGGCTGTGCCTGGTCGAGGACGGACTGACCCTCGACCTGTCCCCCATGCGCGGGGTACGCGTCGACCCCGAGGCGCGGACGGCGCAGGTGGGCGGGGGCGGTCAACTGGGCGATCTGGACCACGCCACACACACCTTCGGCCTCGGCGTACCGGCCGGGATCATGTCGACGACGGGCGTGGGCGGCCTCACGCTGGGCGGCGGGCACGGCTATCTGACCCGTGCCTACGGCCTCACCATCGACAGCCTGACCGCCGCGGATGTCGTCCTGGCCGACGGCACCTTCGTCACCGCGACGGAGACCGAGCACCCGGACCTGTTCTGGGCGCTGCGGGGCGGCGGTGGCAACTTCGGCGTGGTCACGTCGTTCACGTACCGGCTGCATCCGGTGGACACGGTCGGCGTCGGGGTGACCGTGTGGCCGGTCGACCGGACGGCCGAGGTGCTGCGCTGGTACCGCGACTTCCTGCCCGCCGCTCCGGACGACCTGTACGGCTTCTTCGCCCTCCTGGCCGTCCCGCCCGCGCCTCCGTTCCCGGAGGAGATCCACGGGCAGAAGATGTGCGGCGTCGTCTGGTGCCACACGGGCGACCCGGCGTCCGGCCGCATGGACGAGACGCTCTCGGCGGTCAACGACCCGGCGCCCCCGGCCTTCCACTTCACCAGCCCCATGCCCTACCCCGCCCTCCAGACCATGTTCGACGGTCTGATCCCGAAGGGACTCCAGTGGTACTGGCGCGGTGACTTCTTCGACGCCATCTCCGACGCGGCGATCGAGGTGCACGCCAAGTACGGCCGCAACCTCCCCACGGGCCTGTCGACGATGCACCTGTACCCGGTGGACGGAGCCGCCCACCGCGTCGCCCCCGACGCGACCCCGTGGGCCTACCGGGACGCCACGTGGTCCGGCGTCATCGCGGGCATCGACCCCGACCCCGCCAACGCCGGCCTGATCCGCCAGTGGTGCGTCGACTACTGGACCGAGCTGCACCCGCACTCGATGGGCGGCGCGTACGTCAACTTCCTCGGCGAGTCCGAGGAGCCGGACCGCGTCCGGTCCACGTACCGCGGCACGTACGACCGCCTGGCCGCGGCCAAGCACACGTACGACCCGGACAACTTCTTCCGCGCCAACCAGAACATCGCACCGGCCGCGGCAGCGTGA
- a CDS encoding TetR/AcrR family transcriptional regulator encodes MTAPKESRTTRRRAPAMSPEQRREMIIRTAIPLIAEYGAAVTTAKIARAAGIGEGTIFRVFADKDELMQACVAEALSPDHAVRELDAIDVSQPLPDRLAEAAEALQAHMARMGAIAGSLGHRGGKHPGTVRGAGRDESTTRIRAALADLLEPERATLRRPPEQIAALFFGLLFVQPRTDDEPDLTPQELVEVFLHGALSGTTK; translated from the coding sequence ATGACAGCACCCAAGGAAAGCCGGACCACCCGCCGTCGCGCCCCCGCCATGTCTCCGGAACAGCGCCGCGAAATGATCATCCGGACGGCGATCCCGCTGATCGCCGAGTACGGCGCCGCGGTGACGACCGCGAAGATCGCCCGCGCCGCGGGGATCGGGGAGGGCACGATCTTCCGGGTCTTCGCCGACAAGGACGAACTGATGCAGGCCTGCGTGGCCGAGGCACTCTCCCCCGACCACGCGGTCCGTGAACTCGACGCGATCGACGTGTCCCAGCCGCTGCCCGACCGGCTCGCGGAGGCGGCCGAGGCGCTGCAGGCGCACATGGCCAGGATGGGCGCGATCGCCGGCTCGCTGGGCCATCGCGGCGGCAAGCACCCCGGCACGGTCCGCGGCGCGGGCCGCGACGAGTCGACGACCCGCATCCGTGCGGCGCTCGCAGATCTGCTGGAGCCCGAAAGGGCCACCCTGCGGCGGCCGCCGGAACAGATCGCGGCTCTCTTCTTCGGACTGCTCTTCGTCCAGCCGCGTACGGACGACGAACCCGACCTGACCCCGCAGGAACTGGTGGAGGTCTTTCTGCACGGGGCCCTCTCGGGGACCACCAAGTGA